From Rhizobium favelukesii, the proteins below share one genomic window:
- a CDS encoding NADH:flavin oxidoreductase/NADH oxidase — MSQPVLFTPFRVRNLELANRIVIAPMCQYSAENGCMTDWHMIHLGQLALSGAALLTMEATAVVPEGRITFADVGLYDDATEAAMARTLEAIRRWSDIPIAVQLAHAGRKASTEVPWRGGTQFPPDHLHGWQTEAPSEIAFSSNYVPPTALDREGLKRVRDGFATAAVRAARIGIDAVQLHGAHGYLLHQFLSPLSNQRSDEYGGSIENRMRFPLEVFDAVRAALPSDRTVTMRVSATDWIEGGLDVDQVITFVQMLEARGCDAIHVSSGGLHPAQQIPVGPSYQVPLARAIKSAVNMPVVAVGLITEPTQAEAIVATGDADLIAIARAALYDPRWPWHAAAALGGQVKAASQYLRCQPSQFKSLFVT, encoded by the coding sequence TTGTCGCAGCCCGTTCTGTTCACGCCGTTTCGCGTCCGCAATCTTGAGCTTGCAAATCGGATCGTGATTGCACCGATGTGCCAGTACTCTGCCGAAAATGGTTGCATGACCGATTGGCACATGATCCATCTCGGCCAACTGGCTTTGTCGGGCGCAGCCCTTCTGACCATGGAGGCCACGGCTGTCGTTCCCGAGGGGCGGATCACGTTTGCGGATGTCGGCCTGTACGACGATGCCACCGAAGCGGCAATGGCCCGCACTCTCGAAGCCATCCGCCGCTGGTCCGATATCCCGATTGCCGTGCAGCTTGCTCATGCAGGCCGCAAGGCATCCACGGAGGTTCCGTGGCGCGGCGGCACCCAGTTTCCCCCCGATCACTTGCATGGCTGGCAGACCGAAGCACCCTCCGAGATTGCTTTCAGCTCAAACTATGTGCCGCCAACGGCGCTGGATCGGGAGGGGTTAAAACGCGTGCGGGACGGATTCGCTACCGCTGCGGTTCGCGCTGCGAGGATCGGTATAGATGCCGTTCAACTTCATGGCGCGCACGGCTACCTGCTGCATCAGTTCCTATCGCCGCTTTCCAATCAGCGTTCGGACGAATATGGTGGCTCGATCGAAAACCGAATGCGGTTTCCACTTGAGGTCTTCGATGCTGTCCGAGCGGCCTTGCCGTCCGACAGAACCGTCACGATGCGGGTCTCCGCAACAGACTGGATCGAGGGCGGTCTGGACGTCGACCAGGTCATCACCTTTGTCCAGATGCTTGAAGCGAGGGGATGTGACGCAATCCACGTATCGAGCGGCGGGCTGCATCCGGCCCAACAGATCCCGGTCGGCCCCAGCTACCAGGTGCCGCTTGCCCGCGCGATCAAGTCCGCAGTGAACATGCCCGTTGTTGCCGTTGGCCTGATCACGGAGCCGACACAAGCCGAGGCAATTGTCGCTACCGGAGATGCCGACCTGATCGCCATCGCTCGCGCGGCGCTCTACGATCCCCGTTGGCCCTGGCATGCTGCAGCCGCGCTCGGCGGCCAGGTAAAGGCCGCCAGTCAGTATCTCCGCTGCCAGCCGTCGCAGTTCAAATCGCTATTCGTAACCTAA
- a CDS encoding CHASE2 domain-containing protein, whose protein sequence is MTRAQQIGVIIGLAIVAAFTVLRASDPPLLRQIRDITFDEYQRIAPRAFEPTPVRIVDIDEASLKEFGQWPWPRDRLALLVQRLSDLGAAAIAFDVLFAEPDRLSPRTVMRDVAGVDATLLSRLPDNDELFAEAIAGRPVVLGFGLTTEGNYRPPVKAGFAFTGENPVNAPPRIDAATPVRPQLQINATGLGHISLNPGNPSAVVRKVPLFLTDGEQLYPNLAIEALRVAQGASTYVLAAAPEAPDTLTSVKIGEFVVPVTASGELWLYTSPDVAERYISAGKILAPQGVDPQVAAAIEGSIVFVGTSSAGLQDIRTTALGQNVPGVSMHAQTVEQILTGHYLSRPDWADGMEILAIAVLGTILVVLTTFVSPAVALACGLCITALALAASWLAFSAWGLLLDPLAPIIAGSIIHFAATSFRILVIDRERREVRRAFGQYLSPSLLYRIEHTRNALRLGGDDRELTVMFVDVRGFTELSERLQPAEVVRFLNTLLDALSRHVTANEGTLDKFIGDSIMAFWNAPVDVINHPAKAARAALAMRETLASLNTSDAFGFGQDYQVGIGVGIHTGLACVGNMGAETRFNYSAVGDAVNVAARIESACKEVGFDILVSESTAAELPHFALLDAGLLGLKGKSSRARLYAVVGGEQVRGSSAFAEMQRIHTELVAALRTHSAESRKMLNIAKLKAAELTAILPQFYSRLGRRADHFRDNPGNDDDAMRTGLPRETKLHLEP, encoded by the coding sequence ATGACGCGTGCGCAGCAAATCGGCGTTATCATTGGCCTCGCCATTGTCGCGGCCTTCACGGTGCTGCGGGCAAGCGATCCGCCGCTCCTGCGGCAGATCCGCGACATCACCTTCGACGAATACCAGCGCATTGCCCCGCGCGCCTTCGAGCCGACGCCGGTCCGCATCGTCGACATCGACGAGGCCTCACTCAAGGAATTCGGCCAGTGGCCGTGGCCGCGCGACCGGCTTGCGCTTCTCGTACAGCGGTTATCGGATCTGGGAGCAGCAGCGATCGCTTTCGATGTGCTGTTTGCGGAACCCGACCGTCTCTCGCCGCGCACCGTCATGCGTGATGTCGCCGGCGTCGACGCGACGTTGCTGAGCCGGTTGCCTGACAATGACGAGCTTTTCGCCGAAGCGATCGCCGGACGACCCGTGGTGCTCGGCTTCGGCCTGACGACCGAAGGCAACTACCGACCGCCGGTCAAGGCGGGCTTTGCCTTTACCGGTGAAAACCCAGTCAACGCCCCTCCCCGCATCGACGCGGCGACACCGGTACGCCCGCAATTGCAGATCAATGCCACAGGTCTCGGCCATATCAGCCTCAATCCCGGCAATCCCTCCGCTGTCGTTCGCAAGGTCCCGCTCTTTCTGACGGATGGCGAGCAGCTCTATCCGAATCTGGCGATCGAGGCTCTGCGCGTTGCCCAAGGTGCCTCAACCTATGTGCTGGCAGCCGCCCCCGAAGCACCCGACACGCTGACATCGGTCAAGATCGGCGAGTTCGTCGTCCCGGTGACGGCAAGCGGCGAGCTGTGGCTGTATACTAGTCCTGATGTTGCAGAGCGCTATATCTCCGCCGGCAAGATCCTAGCCCCGCAAGGCGTCGATCCGCAGGTCGCTGCTGCCATCGAAGGCAGCATCGTCTTTGTCGGGACATCCTCGGCCGGTCTGCAGGATATTCGGACGACGGCTCTCGGCCAGAACGTCCCTGGTGTTTCCATGCATGCCCAGACCGTCGAACAGATCCTGACCGGTCATTATCTCTCCCGGCCCGACTGGGCCGATGGAATGGAAATCCTTGCGATTGCCGTGCTGGGCACGATCCTGGTTGTGCTGACCACCTTCGTCAGCCCGGCCGTAGCGCTCGCCTGTGGCCTCTGCATTACGGCGCTTGCTCTTGCGGCCTCATGGTTGGCCTTTTCGGCCTGGGGCCTGCTTTTGGATCCGCTGGCACCGATCATTGCCGGCTCGATCATCCATTTCGCCGCCACGTCGTTTCGCATCCTCGTCATCGACCGCGAGCGGCGCGAAGTGCGCCGGGCCTTCGGGCAGTATCTTTCACCCTCGCTGCTCTACCGGATCGAGCACACGCGCAATGCGCTGCGCCTCGGGGGCGACGATCGAGAGTTGACGGTGATGTTCGTCGACGTGCGCGGTTTCACCGAACTCAGCGAACGGCTGCAGCCAGCCGAGGTCGTCCGCTTCTTAAACACGCTGCTCGATGCGCTGAGCCGCCACGTGACTGCCAATGAAGGCACGCTCGACAAGTTTATCGGCGACTCGATCATGGCGTTCTGGAACGCCCCGGTGGATGTGATAAATCACCCTGCCAAGGCGGCCCGCGCCGCCCTTGCCATGCGTGAGACGCTCGCTTCACTCAACACATCAGATGCCTTCGGCTTTGGTCAGGACTATCAGGTCGGCATCGGCGTCGGCATTCACACAGGCCTTGCCTGTGTCGGCAATATGGGGGCGGAGACGCGCTTCAACTATTCTGCCGTTGGCGATGCCGTCAACGTCGCGGCGAGGATCGAATCCGCCTGCAAGGAGGTTGGCTTCGATATTCTCGTCTCGGAGAGCACGGCCGCCGAACTGCCGCATTTCGCGCTCCTCGACGCCGGCCTGCTCGGACTGAAGGGCAAGAGTAGTAGGGCGCGGCTCTACGCAGTCGTCGGCGGTGAACAGGTTCGCGGTTCCAGCGCCTTTGCCGAAATGCAGCGGATCCACACGGAGCTTGTCGCCGCGCTCCGCACTCATTCGGCCGAAAGCCGCAAGATGCTCAACATCGCCAAGCTCAAGGCTGCGGAACTAACGGCGATCCTGCCCCAATTCTACAGCCGCCTCGGGCGCCGAGCCGATCATTTCCGCGACAATCCCGGCAATGACGATGACGCTATGCGAACGGGTTTGCCGCGCGAAACCAAGCTTCACCTTGAGCCTTAG
- a CDS encoding FecR family protein: MSRFCGAVAAGVIFALFSPMQAFSAEPVGQATLIRTEVSGRTGPLVVRSPVHKDERIRTSSSGLGQFIFKDGTKLAVGAGSTVVIDKFVYDDSASVKRLSIKAAKGTFRWISGNSASSAYSIVTPAGTIGVRGTAFDFYVGPNGTTAIVLLNGAASFCGPGGCRQLRQQCDCVIATRGGRMTDPSQVDRRTLQTLSNPRALPFLSGDQQLSGALGGIRTSCGLASLRQDRQERPQPQQRQERPAPQAPQQAPQAPQQAPQASQQAPQQAPDTPDPPDRPDKPDKPDHHHHDWDHHGRDHHDRDHRGHDGDDDDRDRNGRHGHRSDN; encoded by the coding sequence ATGTCTCGCTTCTGTGGTGCCGTCGCTGCAGGCGTCATCTTTGCTTTGTTTAGTCCGATGCAGGCCTTTTCTGCAGAGCCGGTCGGACAAGCGACTTTGATCCGAACGGAGGTATCCGGTCGGACCGGCCCGCTGGTCGTGCGATCGCCCGTCCACAAAGACGAGCGTATCCGCACGTCATCGTCGGGTCTCGGACAGTTCATATTCAAAGACGGAACGAAGCTTGCTGTCGGCGCCGGATCGACGGTTGTGATCGACAAGTTCGTCTATGACGATTCCGCTTCCGTAAAGCGGCTCTCGATCAAGGCGGCGAAAGGCACGTTCCGGTGGATCAGCGGCAATTCGGCGTCGTCGGCCTATTCGATCGTAACCCCGGCCGGGACAATCGGCGTACGCGGCACGGCCTTCGATTTCTACGTCGGCCCCAATGGCACGACGGCCATCGTGTTGCTCAACGGTGCGGCGAGCTTCTGCGGGCCCGGTGGCTGCAGGCAGTTGCGGCAGCAGTGCGACTGCGTGATCGCAACCCGTGGCGGCAGAATGACCGATCCCAGCCAGGTCGACCGCCGTACGTTGCAGACACTTAGCAATCCACGAGCATTGCCGTTCCTTTCCGGGGATCAGCAGCTCTCAGGCGCGCTCGGCGGCATTCGCACCAGTTGCGGGCTGGCATCACTGCGCCAGGACCGCCAGGAACGACCGCAGCCACAACAACGGCAGGAGCGGCCGGCACCTCAGGCGCCCCAGCAAGCGCCTCAGGCGCCCCAGCAAGCGCCCCAGGCTTCCCAGCAGGCGCCGCAACAAGCGCCGGACACGCCGGATCCGCCCGACAGGCCCGATAAACCGGACAAGCCTGATCATCACCATCACGACTGGGATCACCATGGTAGAGACCACCATGACCGCGATCACCGCGGGCATGACGGAGACGATGACGACCGCGATCGCAACGGGCGTCATGGTCACCGGAGCGATAACTAA
- the ubiG gene encoding bifunctional 2-polyprenyl-6-hydroxyphenol methylase/3-demethylubiquinol 3-O-methyltransferase UbiG, with protein sequence MSEAAKSTIDQQEVDRFSAMAAEWWSPTGKFKPLHKFNPVRLAYIRDKAAENFGLDVRSARPLEGLRVLDIGCGGGLLSEPVARMGASVVGADPSEKNIGIASTHAKASGVPVDYRAMTAEQLAEAGESFDIVLNMEVVEHVADVDFFLGTCARMVRPGGLMFVATINRTMKAAALAIFAAENILRWLPRGTHQYEKLVRPEEIEKPVTENGLSIVDRTGVVFNPLSNQWNLSKDMDVNYMMLAKRTG encoded by the coding sequence ATGAGCGAAGCGGCAAAAAGCACGATCGACCAGCAAGAGGTGGACCGCTTCTCGGCGATGGCGGCGGAATGGTGGAGCCCCACCGGCAAGTTCAAACCGCTGCACAAATTCAATCCCGTGCGGCTCGCCTATATCCGCGACAAGGCAGCCGAAAACTTCGGCCTGGACGTGCGCAGCGCAAGGCCGCTGGAAGGTCTTCGCGTGCTTGATATCGGCTGTGGCGGCGGTCTGCTGTCAGAGCCGGTTGCACGCATGGGTGCCAGTGTCGTTGGTGCGGATCCATCGGAGAAGAATATCGGAATCGCCTCGACGCATGCGAAAGCCTCCGGCGTTCCCGTCGATTACCGTGCGATGACGGCCGAGCAGCTCGCCGAGGCCGGCGAGAGCTTCGACATCGTTCTAAACATGGAGGTCGTCGAGCACGTCGCCGACGTCGATTTTTTCCTGGGCACCTGCGCCAGGATGGTGCGTCCTGGCGGGTTGATGTTCGTCGCAACGATCAATCGGACCATGAAAGCCGCCGCACTCGCCATCTTTGCCGCGGAGAATATCCTGCGGTGGCTGCCGCGCGGCACTCATCAGTATGAGAAGCTCGTCCGCCCCGAAGAGATCGAAAAGCCCGTTACGGAAAACGGCCTCTCGATTGTCGATCGCACAGGCGTGGTCTTCAATCCGCTGTCAAACCAGTGGAATCTGTCGAAGGACATGGACGTGAACTACATGATGCTGGCAAAACGCACTGGCTAA
- a CDS encoding SDR family NAD(P)-dependent oxidoreductase: MTDEQREIWRPAVVVVGASRGIGRAIAKVAAREGATVVLVARSLDGLAAAANDVKTAGGQAFTLSLDLLASDASTRLQDFLTANGLACDVLVNSAGYGLRGPATTLPIADQLGMVDLNIRALTDMTLHFLPGMVARGRGGVLNLGSIAGFTPGPNMALYYASKAFVRSFSEALHQEVRSTGVTVTCVAPGPVSTEFLERSGAGRAALFKILPKLSSDYVAERSWRGFKSGRRLVVPGFSAKLVAFVASALPSAVKVPLIGRLQRRSRDLCPCGSGKPFKECCGSRQTRRGVA, from the coding sequence ATGACCGACGAACAGCGTGAAATATGGCGCCCCGCCGTCGTCGTGGTCGGGGCGTCGCGCGGCATTGGCCGGGCAATTGCCAAGGTGGCGGCCCGAGAAGGTGCGACCGTCGTCCTCGTTGCGCGATCATTGGACGGATTGGCTGCTGCTGCAAACGATGTGAAAACGGCCGGTGGTCAAGCATTCACCCTGTCGCTCGACCTTCTTGCAAGCGACGCCTCGACGCGACTGCAGGACTTCCTTACGGCCAACGGCTTGGCCTGCGACGTTCTGGTCAACAGCGCCGGCTATGGTTTGCGCGGTCCGGCGACAACGCTTCCGATCGCCGACCAGCTCGGCATGGTCGACCTCAACATCCGCGCCCTGACGGATATGACGTTGCATTTCCTGCCGGGAATGGTGGCACGCGGACGGGGCGGGGTTCTCAATCTCGGCTCCATCGCCGGTTTCACGCCCGGTCCGAACATGGCGCTGTACTATGCCAGCAAGGCGTTCGTCCGCTCCTTCTCGGAGGCCCTTCATCAGGAAGTCAGATCGACCGGCGTGACGGTTACCTGCGTTGCGCCCGGGCCGGTGTCGACAGAATTTCTCGAGCGGTCAGGTGCGGGCCGGGCTGCACTGTTCAAGATCCTGCCAAAGCTCAGCTCGGACTATGTGGCCGAGCGTTCTTGGCGCGGTTTCAAATCCGGCCGTCGCCTGGTCGTGCCGGGCTTTTCGGCGAAGCTGGTGGCCTTCGTGGCATCGGCGCTGCCATCGGCGGTGAAGGTGCCTTTGATCGGTCGCTTGCAACGGCGCAGTCGCGACCTGTGTCCTTGCGGCTCGGGCAAGCCTTTCAAGGAGTGCTGCGGCTCGCGGCAGACGCGTCGAGGGGTCGCCTGA
- a CDS encoding protein-S-isoprenylcysteine O-methyltransferase, with product MSVALIGKIVWVLGIIAWYAIRYPSERRARRTRVVSDRRSGVEAAGLSVAILGLAFIPGFYIATGMPAAADYTAHSWAVILGAILFCAAMWVFRRTHKALGRNWSITLQIREKHELISHGPYALVRHPMYTSFLLMALGQAFLLANWVVGLAGVIGFAILFFLRVDKEERMMLEIFGSEYRAYMDRTKRIIPYIY from the coding sequence TTGAGCGTTGCTCTCATTGGCAAAATTGTGTGGGTGCTTGGCATCATTGCCTGGTACGCAATTCGCTATCCTTCGGAACGTCGCGCGAGGCGAACAAGGGTGGTCAGCGACCGTCGCTCGGGAGTAGAAGCGGCAGGTCTTTCCGTCGCCATCTTGGGACTTGCCTTTATTCCCGGCTTCTATATCGCGACGGGGATGCCGGCGGCTGCCGACTATACGGCGCATTCGTGGGCGGTGATCCTCGGCGCAATATTGTTTTGCGCGGCCATGTGGGTCTTCCGCAGGACGCACAAGGCGCTCGGCCGCAACTGGTCGATCACCCTGCAGATTCGCGAGAAGCACGAGCTGATTTCCCACGGCCCCTACGCACTCGTCCGCCACCCCATGTATACGTCCTTTCTGCTCATGGCACTCGGTCAGGCGTTTCTGCTGGCAAACTGGGTGGTGGGGCTGGCTGGCGTGATCGGCTTCGCAATTCTCTTCTTTTTGCGGGTGGACAAGGAGGAGCGCATGATGCTGGAGATTTTCGGCTCTGAGTACCGCGCCTACATGGACCGGACGAAGCGAATTATCCCCTACATCTACTAG
- a CDS encoding ABC transporter: MSRILIMCLVALFSVSSLSACGAVGKGKGKAPPPVEAAPITK, from the coding sequence ATGAGCAGAATCCTAATCATGTGCCTTGTTGCGTTGTTTTCCGTTTCGAGCCTTAGCGCTTGCGGAGCAGTCGGTAAAGGCAAGGGCAAAGCCCCGCCGCCAGTAGAGGCCGCCCCAATTACCAAGTAA
- a CDS encoding L,D-transpeptidase, producing MDNDHISRRGLVLGFVALTASGCTTASWPIGNPFSSTRVSSRYRRREVAYSGSEPPGSLVVNTYERYLYFIEADGQATRYGVAVGEEGLTLKGGAVIGRKAEWPSWTPTASMIERKPRLAQYAGGVPGGENNPLGAAALYLYRGGQDTYFRIHGTNEPWLIGQAVSNGCIRMTNEDIIHLYGRAPIGTSVLVI from the coding sequence ATGGATAACGACCATATTTCGCGCCGTGGCCTTGTCTTGGGCTTCGTCGCCTTGACGGCCTCTGGATGCACCACAGCGAGTTGGCCGATAGGGAATCCTTTTTCGTCGACGCGTGTCAGTTCCCGCTACCGGCGGCGGGAGGTTGCATACTCGGGCAGTGAGCCGCCAGGCAGCCTCGTCGTCAACACTTACGAGCGCTATCTCTATTTCATCGAGGCTGATGGCCAGGCGACACGCTATGGTGTTGCTGTCGGCGAGGAAGGTCTCACGCTGAAGGGAGGCGCTGTTATTGGCCGGAAAGCCGAGTGGCCGTCGTGGACGCCAACAGCGAGCATGATCGAGCGCAAGCCGCGTCTGGCGCAGTACGCGGGCGGTGTTCCCGGAGGCGAAAACAATCCTCTCGGTGCGGCTGCGCTTTATCTCTACCGCGGCGGGCAAGATACCTATTTCCGTATCCATGGAACAAACGAACCGTGGCTGATCGGGCAGGCGGTGTCGAATGGTTGCATCCGCATGACCAATGAAGACATCATTCATCTCTATGGCCGCGCCCCCATTGGGACCAGCGTTTTGGTCATATGA
- a CDS encoding SDR family NAD(P)-dependent oxidoreductase codes for MNLGFEGKVAIVTGAGSGIGAAISRRLAEEGAQVVVADINADAAERVADEIRAQGGLSHHFAVDVTDAAAVEKLIGTVVETCGGLHLAVNNAGVDGVRKATGDYPLDNWHKLLDVNLNSVFYCMKYEIGAMLAGGGGAIVNMSSVLGVVALPIACAYTAAKHGVVGLTKAAAIEYARFGIRINAVGPGWIETPLSSEHRDIASSRRMEALQPMGRRGTPEEVAALACFLLSEQASFITGSYHLVDGAYSAH; via the coding sequence ATGAATCTTGGTTTCGAAGGAAAAGTAGCGATTGTCACCGGCGCCGGTTCCGGCATCGGCGCGGCCATCTCCCGCCGATTGGCTGAGGAGGGTGCGCAGGTTGTCGTCGCAGATATCAATGCCGACGCAGCCGAGCGGGTTGCCGATGAAATTCGCGCGCAGGGAGGCCTATCGCACCATTTTGCCGTCGACGTTACCGATGCGGCGGCGGTGGAGAAGCTGATTGGAACGGTCGTTGAGACGTGCGGTGGTCTGCATCTCGCCGTCAACAATGCCGGCGTCGACGGCGTGCGCAAGGCAACCGGAGACTACCCGCTCGACAACTGGCACAAGCTGCTGGACGTCAACCTCAATAGCGTTTTCTACTGCATGAAATACGAGATCGGGGCGATGCTGGCTGGCGGCGGCGGTGCGATCGTCAACATGTCCTCCGTTCTCGGCGTCGTCGCCTTGCCGATTGCATGCGCCTATACGGCGGCCAAGCACGGCGTCGTGGGACTGACAAAAGCGGCCGCAATCGAATATGCGCGCTTCGGCATCCGCATCAATGCGGTTGGGCCTGGCTGGATCGAAACGCCGCTTTCGTCAGAGCATCGCGATATTGCAAGCAGCCGACGCATGGAGGCGCTGCAGCCGATGGGTAGGCGCGGCACGCCGGAGGAAGTGGCAGCACTCGCCTGCTTCCTATTGTCCGAGCAGGCGAGCTTCATCACCGGCAGCTACCATCTCGTCGATGGAGCCTATAGCGCGCATTAG
- a CDS encoding DUF1178 family protein, producing MIRYSLHCENAHEFEGWFSESADFDRQVASGFLVCPVCNSASVSKLLMAPSVSTARRKDEMQTLAMDTMRREAFQKLKGAVAAIKANSQDVGTRFPEEARKIHYGESDARGIIGQTTADEAQALLDEGIEIAALPVLPDDVN from the coding sequence TTGATCCGTTATTCGCTGCATTGTGAAAATGCCCACGAATTCGAAGGCTGGTTTTCTGAAAGTGCCGACTTCGATCGCCAGGTCGCATCAGGCTTTTTAGTTTGTCCCGTCTGCAATTCCGCGTCCGTCTCCAAGCTTCTGATGGCGCCTTCCGTTTCAACCGCGCGCAGGAAGGATGAGATGCAGACGCTCGCGATGGATACGATGCGTCGGGAGGCGTTCCAGAAGCTGAAAGGGGCCGTCGCGGCGATCAAGGCCAATTCCCAGGATGTCGGAACGCGGTTTCCCGAGGAAGCGCGCAAGATCCACTACGGCGAGAGCGACGCCCGCGGGATCATCGGGCAGACCACGGCCGATGAGGCACAGGCGCTTCTGGACGAAGGCATCGAGATTGCCGCCCTACCTGTTCTGCCCGACGATGTGAATTAA
- a CDS encoding carbon-nitrogen hydrolase family protein — MTFRAAVIQMCSGVDPERNAAAMARLVREAAGKGATYVQTPEMTGMLQRDRAAAKALLRDEANDVIVRTGSELARDLGIFMHVGSTAIALNDGKLANRGYLFGPDGKILNRYDKIHMFDVDLDNGESWRESAAYRPGSEARVLSLPFAEVGFAICYDVRFPALFRAQAVAGAEVMTVPAAFTKQTGEAHWEILLRARAIENGVFVIAAAQAGRHEDGRETFGHSMIIDPWGRVLASAGPTDEAVILAEIDPAAVKAAHDKIPNLKNGRDFSIERVAGAVAGGVAA; from the coding sequence ATGACGTTTAGAGCTGCCGTCATCCAGATGTGTTCCGGCGTCGATCCCGAGAGGAACGCGGCCGCAATGGCACGCCTGGTTCGCGAGGCTGCGGGAAAGGGCGCGACCTATGTCCAGACTCCCGAAATGACCGGCATGCTGCAGCGCGATCGGGCGGCTGCCAAGGCGCTGCTGCGCGATGAGGCCAACGATGTCATCGTTCGTACTGGTTCGGAGCTGGCGCGGGATCTGGGCATCTTCATGCACGTGGGGTCGACCGCAATCGCGCTGAATGACGGTAAGCTCGCCAATCGTGGCTATCTCTTCGGTCCCGACGGCAAGATCCTCAATCGCTACGACAAGATCCACATGTTCGATGTCGATCTCGACAATGGCGAGAGCTGGCGTGAAAGCGCGGCTTACCGTCCAGGATCAGAGGCGCGCGTATTGTCGCTTCCCTTTGCTGAAGTGGGCTTTGCCATCTGTTATGATGTTCGCTTCCCTGCACTTTTCCGCGCCCAGGCTGTGGCAGGGGCCGAAGTGATGACAGTGCCGGCTGCCTTCACGAAGCAGACCGGCGAAGCACATTGGGAAATCCTGCTGCGGGCGCGCGCAATCGAGAACGGCGTTTTTGTGATCGCCGCTGCCCAGGCCGGCCGTCACGAGGACGGGCGTGAGACGTTCGGACATTCGATGATCATCGATCCGTGGGGCCGTGTGCTGGCTTCGGCCGGCCCGACTGACGAAGCCGTCATCCTCGCCGAGATTGATCCCGCAGCCGTCAAGGCCGCCCATGACAAGATTCCGAACCTGAAAAACGGTCGTGATTTCTCAATCGAGAGGGTTGCAGGGGCAGTCGCAGGAGGCGTGGCCGCTTGA
- a CDS encoding methyltransferase domain-containing protein, translating to MDIIFDQARIATNRHRALLNHDPKATFLLDIAAEELGERLGVVERTFEHAVELHGTTGAAAHAAITTGKIGRLTRVESERAYTKAEEAFIEAALEEVPLEPQSANLVLAPLNLHLTNDTPGVFIQIRRALKPDGLFLAAIPGAGTLQELREVLLATEIEMTGGASPRVIPFADVRDVGGLMQRAGFALPVIDAETYTVRYDSIFPLMKDLRAMGMTNPLVARSRKPLTRAFFLRAAEIYAERYADPDGRIRATFSIIYVSGWAPHESQQKPLRPGSAKVRLADALKVEEHKLKQ from the coding sequence ATGGATATCATCTTCGACCAGGCTCGGATCGCGACAAACCGACATCGCGCGCTTCTCAACCACGACCCGAAGGCGACCTTCCTCCTCGATATCGCCGCAGAAGAACTCGGCGAGCGCCTCGGCGTGGTCGAACGGACCTTCGAGCACGCAGTCGAACTGCACGGTACTACGGGCGCGGCGGCCCACGCGGCGATCACGACCGGCAAGATCGGACGACTGACGCGGGTCGAGAGCGAACGAGCTTATACGAAGGCGGAGGAGGCCTTTATCGAGGCCGCGCTGGAAGAGGTTCCCCTGGAGCCGCAGTCCGCCAACCTCGTGTTGGCGCCGCTCAACCTCCACCTGACCAACGATACGCCCGGCGTTTTCATCCAGATCCGCCGCGCCCTCAAGCCAGATGGGCTCTTTCTTGCCGCGATTCCTGGGGCAGGCACGTTGCAGGAGTTGCGGGAAGTGCTGCTAGCGACAGAAATCGAGATGACCGGGGGCGCGAGTCCACGAGTCATCCCTTTCGCCGACGTGCGCGATGTCGGTGGCCTAATGCAGCGCGCTGGCTTCGCCCTGCCCGTAATCGACGCCGAAACCTATACGGTGCGCTACGACTCCATCTTTCCGCTAATGAAGGACTTGCGGGCAATGGGCATGACCAACCCGCTCGTCGCACGCAGCCGCAAGCCTCTGACACGCGCCTTCTTCCTACGGGCGGCTGAAATCTACGCCGAACGCTATGCCGATCCGGACGGCCGGATCAGAGCAACCTTCTCGATCATCTATGTCTCGGGATGGGCACCGCACGAAAGCCAGCAAAAACCTCTTCGCCCGGGATCGGCGAAGGTCAGGCTCGCGGATGCGCTGAAGGTCGAGGAACACAAGCTGAAGCAGTAG
- a CDS encoding Flp family type IVb pilin: protein MRVVRAFLVDGRGATAIEYGLIAALVAVGMIAGFGALSGNLANVLLGISNNMAVPN, encoded by the coding sequence ATGCGAGTAGTAAGGGCATTTCTGGTGGACGGCCGTGGCGCAACCGCAATTGAATACGGCCTGATTGCGGCACTGGTCGCGGTCGGTATGATCGCTGGATTCGGAGCGCTGAGTGGCAACCTCGCCAACGTGCTTCTCGGCATCAGCAACAATATGGCCGTACCAAACTAA